Proteins encoded within one genomic window of Dehalococcoidales bacterium:
- a CDS encoding YeeE/YedE thiosulfate transporter family protein yields MKLKISSYRVFIIGVIMGLGAALVQAYFKVQPPEAYGISFIGHPNDLFAWLTNRVIGTNWPIRDAFIVYPVLTVAGVFIGSFIAARRKKEFAFQPGPVRKRFLAIIFGFLVANLGLLWGSCPIRTALLVSYGSGTALIALASIAIGVVLAIIYIRFKAKKGVPQ; encoded by the coding sequence ATGAAGTTGAAAATAAGCTCTTACAGAGTATTTATAATCGGCGTTATCATGGGACTCGGGGCTGCCCTGGTACAGGCCTATTTCAAGGTACAACCACCCGAGGCATATGGTATCAGTTTTATCGGCCATCCCAACGACCTTTTTGCTTGGCTTACTAACCGAGTGATTGGCACCAACTGGCCAATAAGAGATGCTTTTATCGTATATCCAGTGCTCACTGTGGCAGGCGTTTTTATTGGCTCCTTTATAGCAGCCAGACGCAAGAAAGAATTCGCATTCCAGCCGGGCCCGGTGAGAAAAAGGTTTCTTGCCATTATTTTTGGCTTTCTGGTTGCTAATTTGGGCTTGTTATGGGGGTCCTGCCCAATCAGAACTGCCTTACTTGTATCCTACGGTTCAGGAACCGCACTGATAGCTCTTGCCTCTATTGCGATCGGGGTAGTGCTGGCAATTATCTATATTCGCTTTAAAGCCAAGAAAGGAGTCCCTCAATGA
- a CDS encoding 4Fe-4S binding protein produces MTMKLSPFRLALLMGLVTAAFNGWWYSKPYPILGVALGLISGLMIFYILKSGKIERLRRSFFIALATVIALSLAGLIMLWGPTQFMQWVDHFNPGYYFPGTGGIGTLQFPHPLVLPAIFWGGAEFLPSVNAWQTQIPGNLATFALFMVPYAIILLLFGRAYCGWICPLGGLPEAAASGRREFVRLDFLRQKIGINNKFYYGPLKPWINILRYSLVLALVLLSIFLGFSLVNLFYPVLWLKLKAFWLVIGILGIMAIILPILTKRRWFCYICPAGTIINLLDRISPFRLKINQERCVKCLDCVNSCRMFALNPEDVDKGHPQGGSCIKCGRCVEACSEEAIDFYWTDTKFKVRGPFIALAITTALSLYVWYTVLLVSIFSRAGDFYWPG; encoded by the coding sequence ATGACAATGAAGTTAAGCCCGTTCCGGCTGGCTTTGTTGATGGGGCTTGTTACCGCAGCCTTCAACGGCTGGTGGTACTCCAAACCTTACCCAATATTGGGTGTAGCGCTGGGATTAATCAGCGGCTTGATGATATTCTATATCCTGAAGTCAGGCAAGATTGAACGCCTCAGGCGGTCTTTTTTCATTGCACTTGCTACGGTTATTGCCCTGAGTTTAGCGGGGCTGATCATGCTCTGGGGCCCAACCCAGTTCATGCAATGGGTGGATCATTTTAATCCAGGGTACTATTTTCCGGGTACCGGCGGTATCGGAACCTTGCAATTCCCCCACCCATTGGTTTTGCCAGCCATCTTCTGGGGAGGCGCTGAATTCTTGCCTTCGGTTAATGCCTGGCAAACTCAAATACCAGGAAACTTGGCCACTTTCGCCCTATTCATGGTGCCCTACGCAATCATTCTCCTCTTGTTTGGCAGAGCTTATTGCGGATGGATTTGCCCGCTTGGCGGCCTGCCAGAAGCAGCTGCATCAGGCAGACGGGAATTTGTGCGGTTGGATTTTCTCAGGCAGAAGATTGGCATTAATAATAAATTTTATTATGGACCTTTAAAGCCATGGATAAATATATTACGTTACAGCCTGGTTTTGGCGCTGGTGTTGCTCTCAATATTTCTGGGTTTTTCCCTGGTAAACCTTTTTTACCCGGTTTTATGGCTCAAGCTGAAAGCTTTCTGGTTGGTGATTGGTATTCTTGGAATAATGGCAATTATATTACCAATCTTAACTAAAAGACGATGGTTTTGCTACATTTGCCCTGCCGGTACGATTATCAACCTCCTCGACCGCATCAGCCCATTTCGCTTAAAAATTAACCAGGAACGCTGTGTTAAATGCCTGGATTGTGTTAACTCTTGCCGCATGTTCGCTCTTAATCCGGAAGATGTAGACAAGGGACACCCCCAGGGAGGCTCATGCATTAAATGTGGTCGTTGCGTTGAAGCATGTTCAGAAGAGGCAATCGATTTTTATTGGACAGACACAAAGTTCAAGGTACGAGGACCATTTATCGCTCTGGCAATTACAACCGCCCTTTCGCTATATGTTTGGTATACAGTGCTATTGGTATCAATTTTTTCCCGTGCAGGTGATTTCTACTGGCCGGGTTAG
- a CDS encoding DUF3343 domain-containing protein: protein MTKEVEKEKALVVFDYIYYAMRGKHFLEHAGYSSNEVAPPPEYRTGCDMALEINADDVDAVERILENNNILFMDILFLPKGTQLVPVYLTQLIKVTDYAGYTMVRCGNMKVTYRKGTGVIVNISGGG, encoded by the coding sequence GTGACCAAAGAAGTTGAAAAGGAAAAAGCTCTGGTAGTATTCGACTACATTTACTATGCCATGCGTGGTAAGCATTTTTTAGAGCATGCCGGCTACTCATCAAATGAAGTTGCGCCGCCTCCGGAATATCGCACTGGTTGCGATATGGCTCTGGAAATCAATGCTGACGATGTGGATGCAGTAGAGCGTATCCTTGAGAATAATAACATCCTCTTTATGGATATATTGTTCCTGCCAAAGGGCACCCAGTTGGTCCCGGTGTACCTTACCCAGCTGATCAAGGTGACCGACTATGCAGGTTATACAATGGTAAGGTGCGGGAATATGAAAGTGACCTACCGGAAAGGTACTGGTGTTATTGTTAACATCTCCGGTGGCGGCTGA
- a CDS encoding YeeE/YedE thiosulfate transporter family protein codes for MIASIATLVLGIVIGYLGQRSKFCTISGIRDFIMLKDSYRLKGLIGLIAGGAVGYTFFYFIGGEITNFPLGFDFTSPGILIAGIIGSLGMGFFSVFAEGCPFRQHVMAAEGRQSALLYLAGFYLGIVYFNIVTIKWLDLLLRTTG; via the coding sequence ATGATCGCTTCTATTGCAACTCTGGTACTTGGTATAGTTATTGGTTATCTTGGGCAACGTTCAAAATTCTGTACGATTAGCGGAATCCGAGATTTCATTATGCTAAAAGACTCTTACCGCTTAAAGGGATTAATCGGTTTAATTGCCGGCGGCGCAGTTGGATATACTTTCTTCTATTTTATAGGGGGAGAGATTACCAATTTCCCCCTTGGTTTTGATTTTACTTCCCCCGGAATCCTGATCGCCGGTATAATCGGCTCATTGGGAATGGGCTTTTTCTCAGTTTTTGCTGAAGGTTGCCCTTTCAGACAACACGTCATGGCGGCCGAAGGCAGACAATCCGCCCTGCTTTATTTAGCGGGTTTCTACCTTGGGATAGTTTACTTTAATATCGTTACCATCAAATGGCTGGACCTGCTATTGAGGACTACGGGGTAG
- a CDS encoding 2-hydroxyacyl-CoA dehydratase family protein: MAGPAIEDYGVVAKNDDNPAVIMNANKIHRRQGFKSKDFDNILNNIQHARQLGLKVTGYFCPLVPEELILASGMFPLRLPLIPTGSSIGEKPGKCWQACSVQHKTNLAEGLDLNVLDSLIITCPENDSYTATHCFKECFDQSIFTLELPRVNRYRSDYKATAKFRHNLKMLAKNLGQFNRQPINIINLSKAITQSDKIKELLRGLYEYPIRGRSPVEWQDVFKLQQAGYSLERPVFKRNLLEHQDKLAQINLMGLPVDAKPRLMLAGFISNELLELVKGSNAVIVTDYSCSGSMLLRKRVPVFGFPAPFDYLVERYLYNAPCLYMEDYTAQKYRMITTARRYNVHGLVFYGPQEYKPLMKSYEALGDALYHELAIPPVFIDSSLVYTNTSDIQERLNNFIDIIGGRIG, translated from the coding sequence ATGGCTGGACCTGCTATTGAGGACTACGGGGTAGTGGCAAAGAACGACGACAATCCTGCAGTAATCATGAATGCAAATAAAATACACAGGCGGCAAGGCTTCAAATCAAAAGATTTCGATAACATCCTGAACAATATACAGCATGCCAGACAGTTAGGATTAAAAGTCACCGGGTATTTCTGCCCGCTGGTACCTGAAGAGCTTATTCTGGCTTCAGGCATGTTCCCATTACGTTTGCCATTGATTCCAACCGGCAGTTCTATTGGAGAAAAACCTGGCAAATGCTGGCAGGCCTGCAGCGTCCAACATAAGACTAACCTTGCTGAAGGACTCGATTTGAACGTGCTTGACAGCCTTATTATTACTTGTCCAGAAAACGATAGCTACACAGCCACGCATTGTTTTAAAGAGTGTTTTGATCAATCAATATTTACTCTGGAACTGCCACGTGTTAACCGCTACCGAAGCGATTATAAAGCCACAGCTAAATTCCGCCACAACCTGAAGATGCTCGCAAAAAACCTTGGTCAATTTAACAGACAACCGATTAATATTATTAACCTCTCCAAGGCTATCACCCAAAGTGACAAGATAAAGGAACTCCTCCGGGGATTATATGAATACCCAATACGCGGGAGATCACCGGTAGAATGGCAAGATGTGTTCAAGCTGCAGCAAGCCGGGTATTCCCTGGAAAGGCCAGTTTTTAAAAGAAACCTTCTGGAGCATCAGGACAAGCTTGCCCAGATTAATCTAATGGGATTGCCTGTTGATGCCAAACCGCGTCTTATGCTTGCCGGGTTTATTAGCAACGAACTGCTTGAACTGGTAAAAGGCTCAAATGCAGTTATTGTAACCGATTATAGCTGTTCGGGATCAATGCTCCTGAGAAAAAGAGTGCCAGTTTTTGGTTTCCCAGCGCCTTTCGATTACCTGGTTGAGCGCTATTTGTATAATGCTCCCTGTCTGTATATGGAAGATTATACCGCCCAGAAATACCGCATGATCACTACTGCAAGGAGATACAATGTACATGGTCTCGTTTTTTATGGGCCACAGGAATACAAACCGTTGATGAAGTCTTACGAAGCTCTTGGTGATGCTCTTTATCATGAGTTGGCAATACCTCCAGTATTCATCGACTCTTCTCTCGTTTACACAAACACGAGTGATATTCAAGAAAGATTAAATAACTTTATCGACATCATCGGTGGACGAATAGGATGA
- a CDS encoding NAD(P)H-hydrate dehydratase: MLVIAGTIPIDGIPLTQGACRYQKGRLDIGDYALEGKYVTLGTAAMASAAATTCQTLGIEPPHLVTYGDTGMGDGTIKILEYLTQEISSIGSTVLTLHYLLPTREPFLKLVQAVEETTPKPFFIADAGALLNAKAIGLAPKFNLFTPDPGELSFIADAEAAHPAYVQHFIFNVDNTEIARLGKEAYASGNAPDYLLVKAAIDHIMVKGEVYGVVKDPLIPALEPIGGTGDTITGIVSALISSGMDPAEACLKAAQANRHMGEIVRPTPATKIAQLIPAIADALKKVL, from the coding sequence ATGTTAGTTATCGCAGGAACTATACCGATTGATGGTATTCCCTTGACACAGGGTGCATGCAGGTATCAGAAAGGCCGATTAGATATCGGCGACTATGCCCTCGAAGGCAAGTACGTCACCTTGGGAACTGCCGCCATGGCGTCAGCAGCCGCTACCACCTGCCAGACACTAGGTATCGAACCGCCTCATCTGGTTACCTATGGTGATACCGGCATGGGGGATGGAACTATCAAGATACTTGAATATTTAACCCAGGAAATCTCATCTATTGGATCTACTGTACTCACTCTTCATTATCTTTTACCTACACGAGAGCCGTTTTTAAAACTGGTACAAGCAGTAGAAGAAACAACTCCCAAGCCATTCTTCATTGCCGATGCTGGCGCCTTGCTCAATGCTAAAGCGATAGGACTCGCACCAAAATTCAACTTGTTCACTCCGGATCCTGGCGAGTTGAGCTTTATAGCCGATGCTGAGGCTGCTCATCCAGCTTATGTACAGCACTTTATCTTTAATGTAGACAATACTGAAATTGCCCGGCTGGGTAAAGAAGCGTATGCCAGTGGCAATGCCCCTGATTATCTATTGGTGAAAGCCGCTATTGATCATATAATGGTTAAAGGGGAAGTCTACGGAGTAGTTAAAGATCCGCTGATCCCTGCCCTTGAACCCATTGGCGGCACCGGAGATACAATTACGGGTATTGTATCAGCATTGATATCGTCCGGAATGGATCCGGCTGAAGCCTGCTTAAAGGCAGCTCAGGCTAACCGTCACATGGGCGAAATTGTACGGCCAACCCCGGCGACAAAAATTGCCCAGCTGATACCAGCTATTGCCGATGCTTTAAAAAAGGTGCTTTAA
- a CDS encoding radical SAM protein — MPFVKPAVALLFPPLVETNFGSYYPSTAVLSGYLSSLGIASVQGDLNEDFAVYLLDPERLNNMISGNFGDDLELPPESVPAVAARLISRYRDFFTDQQGKHVFREDASQLSYLLNMAAKPYRIDKPLAELTNPEFFSSAFTQFYQAFLERNIFLNTLPDDLIVAGISVPTGPQLGPALILSRYLKRHKPDVSIILGGPTISFMDKDNITHILTSHPSIDALVISDGEYPLAELTFQKQSGTWQPDKVSGVASKSGDNVVLNLPAEGLDLNKLPYAEYEPGILNSLHEPEIGIVQARGCYWGKCHYCDYTGIYRGSSKYRSRNPSSFVNEMEYQIKQHGVNRFSVITEAIPPAFANRMSQLILERGLQVKWHSFAIADRHFTVDIMETMVEAGCEFLAVGIESMNDRVLKLMNKCANRQQNIDFMLNAKEAGLNLKINLIPDLPSTNFQEAMESLEVVSQLEDSFNFVSCFPFEATRSSKVGSDPSAYGLEATTVSPIAGQAQFSLNHLGVHDPAMTAEQREAVHRAYQAFAAEVNTRLPGETIHPCDVELDTSNTAFQLAIKRLDLIQIEGGIQCYNAVTRMRFNIPAEWAGIIDTMRTAGIFYYHDFASWIPAGSQAEFYFNKLLQMGVIEVAGQG; from the coding sequence ATGCCATTCGTTAAACCTGCAGTAGCCTTGCTTTTCCCGCCGCTGGTTGAAACCAATTTTGGTTCTTACTACCCTTCAACTGCAGTGTTATCCGGATACCTGTCATCCCTGGGGATTGCCTCCGTGCAAGGAGATTTAAACGAGGATTTTGCTGTATACCTGCTGGATCCAGAACGTTTGAATAACATGATTTCAGGCAACTTTGGCGATGATCTTGAATTACCCCCGGAATCAGTTCCAGCAGTAGCCGCACGCTTGATTTCACGCTATCGCGATTTTTTTACCGATCAGCAAGGCAAGCACGTTTTCAGAGAGGATGCTTCACAATTGAGTTACCTCCTGAATATGGCAGCTAAACCATACCGTATCGATAAACCATTGGCAGAGCTGACCAATCCGGAGTTTTTTAGCTCTGCTTTTACACAGTTCTATCAGGCATTTTTGGAAAGGAATATATTCTTGAATACCCTGCCAGATGATCTGATTGTTGCAGGAATTTCGGTTCCAACTGGACCCCAGCTGGGGCCGGCGCTGATCCTCAGCCGTTATCTTAAACGGCACAAGCCCGATGTTTCGATAATTTTAGGCGGCCCGACCATATCTTTTATGGATAAGGACAATATCACCCATATTCTCACATCTCATCCTTCTATCGATGCCCTGGTGATATCAGATGGTGAATATCCCCTGGCTGAACTGACCTTTCAAAAGCAGTCGGGAACATGGCAACCGGACAAGGTTTCCGGAGTGGCATCAAAATCAGGAGATAATGTGGTTTTAAACTTGCCAGCCGAAGGCCTGGATTTAAATAAACTGCCATATGCAGAATATGAACCAGGTATTCTCAACAGTTTACACGAACCTGAAATTGGCATTGTCCAGGCTCGTGGTTGTTATTGGGGGAAATGCCATTACTGTGATTACACCGGAATATACCGGGGCAGTTCCAAATACCGCTCCCGCAACCCCAGTTCATTTGTAAATGAAATGGAGTACCAGATCAAACAGCATGGAGTAAATCGTTTTTCGGTTATCACCGAAGCTATCCCACCGGCTTTCGCCAACCGCATGAGTCAACTTATATTAGAGCGTGGTCTCCAGGTAAAGTGGCACAGTTTTGCTATAGCCGATCGGCATTTTACTGTTGATATCATGGAAACAATGGTAGAGGCAGGTTGCGAATTCCTTGCTGTCGGAATCGAAAGTATGAATGACCGGGTTCTGAAACTCATGAATAAATGCGCCAATCGCCAACAAAATATAGATTTTATGCTTAACGCGAAAGAGGCAGGATTGAATCTTAAAATCAACCTGATACCTGATTTACCATCAACCAATTTTCAAGAAGCAATGGAATCGCTCGAAGTAGTAAGCCAGCTCGAAGACAGTTTTAACTTCGTTTCCTGTTTCCCTTTCGAAGCTACACGTTCTTCAAAAGTAGGGAGCGACCCCAGTGCCTATGGACTGGAGGCAACCACTGTTTCCCCAATTGCTGGCCAAGCTCAATTCAGCTTGAACCACCTGGGAGTACACGATCCGGCAATGACTGCTGAGCAAAGAGAAGCGGTACACAGAGCTTATCAGGCTTTTGCCGCTGAGGTTAATACTCGACTGCCAGGAGAAACGATTCATCCTTGTGATGTAGAACTGGATACAAGCAATACTGCATTTCAGCTAGCCATCAAAAGACTGGACCTTATTCAGATTGAAGGCGGCATACAATGCTACAATGCCGTTACACGCATGCGCTTCAACATACCTGCTGAATGGGCAGGGATAATCGATACCATGCGCACGGCTGGCATTTTTTATTATCATGACTTCGCTTCATGGATACCAGCTGGCAGCCAAGCAGAATTTTATTTCAACAAACTGCTACAAATGGGGGTAATCGAGGTAGCAGGCCAAGGTTAA